From a single Planctellipticum variicoloris genomic region:
- a CDS encoding IS4 family transposase translates to MAEKGLTEEERRELIGPLAGTVLLRRIFPLLQRLAPCGTERDTARNRQLFYSQYAALLLIGFFNPVLKSARALVAASGLKKVQQLAGGQKVSAGAFSEASSVFDPSLLEGLVHELRRQFARHQFRVSRSGRLGRLPNPIVERLVAVDGTVLSALPQIAARLGRGSQGQWRLHTQLRIHDQRVVASTLTEEPAKGPHSERAVTLQQIQAREPQPAGAPGDLYILDRGYRSAVVFNELVEARCDYVCRLNRGDGRVVEGLVNDANGHAVQLPALTEADRAAGVVADELIALGGGSGASPARTNHVVRRITVEPVPGRPSSARQGRLRSDQTGREGLILATTLLDLPAEQVVLIYECRWQIELFFRFLKQVLGCKQLLSAKTRGVEIQLYCSLLAGLLLALATGGNLSRRAYEMVCLYMTGWADDEELLAAFPQPP, encoded by the coding sequence ATGGCGGAGAAGGGGCTGACGGAGGAGGAGCGGCGGGAGCTGATTGGTCCTTTGGCCGGGACCGTCCTGCTGCGGCGCATCTTTCCGCTGCTGCAACGATTGGCTCCCTGCGGGACAGAACGCGACACCGCTCGCAACCGGCAGCTGTTCTACAGCCAGTATGCCGCGCTCCTCCTGATCGGCTTCTTCAACCCCGTTCTCAAGTCCGCCCGGGCGCTCGTCGCAGCCTCGGGACTGAAAAAGGTCCAACAGCTCGCCGGCGGGCAAAAGGTCTCGGCCGGGGCCTTCTCCGAGGCCTCGTCCGTCTTCGATCCCTCGCTCCTGGAAGGACTCGTTCACGAACTCCGCCGCCAGTTCGCCCGGCATCAGTTCCGCGTGAGCCGCAGCGGTCGGCTGGGACGCCTTCCCAACCCGATCGTCGAACGTCTCGTCGCCGTCGACGGGACCGTGCTGTCGGCCTTGCCGCAGATCGCCGCCCGGCTGGGACGCGGTTCTCAAGGCCAGTGGCGGCTGCACACCCAGCTTCGCATTCACGACCAGAGGGTCGTGGCCTCGACCCTCACCGAGGAGCCGGCCAAAGGGCCGCACTCCGAGCGCGCCGTCACGCTCCAGCAGATCCAGGCCCGCGAACCGCAACCCGCCGGTGCGCCGGGAGACCTTTATATTCTGGACCGGGGCTATCGCTCGGCCGTGGTGTTCAACGAACTGGTCGAAGCCCGCTGCGACTACGTCTGCCGGCTCAATCGCGGGGACGGTCGCGTGGTCGAGGGACTGGTCAACGACGCGAACGGTCATGCGGTTCAACTCCCCGCGCTCACCGAAGCCGATCGCGCCGCGGGGGTCGTGGCGGATGAACTGATCGCGCTGGGCGGCGGCAGCGGAGCCAGTCCCGCAAGAACCAATCACGTCGTGCGGCGGATCACCGTCGAGCCAGTGCCCGGTCGACCGAGTTCGGCAAGGCAGGGGCGGCTTCGCAGCGACCAGACCGGGCGGGAAGGCCTGATCCTGGCCACGACGCTGCTGGATCTCCCGGCCGAACAGGTGGTGCTAATCTATGAATGCCGGTGGCAGATCGAGCTGTTCTTCCGGTTTCTGAAGCAGGTGCTGGGCTGCAAGCAACTGCTCTCGGCGAAGACGCGGGGCGTGGAGATCCAGCTCTACTGTTCGCTGCTCGCCGGGCTGCTCCTGGCCCTGGCGACGGGAGGCAACCTGTCGCGTCGAGCGTATGAAATGGTCTGTCTCTACATGACCGGCTGGGCCGACGACGAAGAACTCCTCGCCGCCTTCCCCCAGCCGCCATAG